From Desulfatibacillum aliphaticivorans DSM 15576, a single genomic window includes:
- the dnaB gene encoding replicative DNA helicase → MAAKNKDQSLTKLPPHNIEAEESILSAILLDNQALLEVQEILSPGDFYRDAHAKIYSTMLRLFSQSEPVDLVTIANKLQEQKEMEAVGGAAFLSRLVNSVPMAANSVYYANIVRDKSLLRRLISSASDIATKAYEDKGNVREVVDFAESSIFAVAEEKGGTSMSQLGGLINSALESIAKRAENRALITGVDTGFSRLNTFTAGFQPSDLIILAARPGMGKTAFALNIARNAAVIGGAPTLVFSLEMSSDQLCRRLLCAEARVNSANLRSGFFAQDDHSKLVSAAHQLYEAPIFIDDSPVLTAMDVRAKARRLKKDKGLGFVVIDYVQLMKGPPEAERRDLEISEISRSLKALAKELEIPVLALSQLNRKVEERSDKRPQIADLRESGALEQDADMIMFIYREAAYSQEEGGSNSGEAEIKIAKQRSGPTGKFTLYFNADYTRFDNLSADAGAPAQNGQ, encoded by the coding sequence TTGGCAGCCAAAAACAAGGACCAATCCCTGACCAAACTCCCCCCTCATAATATCGAGGCGGAGGAATCCATACTCAGCGCCATTCTGCTGGATAATCAGGCCTTGCTGGAAGTGCAGGAAATCCTTAGCCCCGGCGACTTCTATCGGGACGCCCACGCTAAAATTTATTCAACCATGCTCAGGCTGTTCAGCCAGAGCGAGCCTGTGGATTTGGTGACCATCGCCAACAAGCTCCAGGAGCAGAAGGAAATGGAAGCCGTAGGCGGGGCCGCCTTTCTGTCCAGGCTGGTCAACTCCGTGCCCATGGCCGCCAACTCGGTGTATTACGCCAATATCGTGCGGGATAAATCCTTGCTGCGCAGGCTTATTTCCAGTGCGTCGGATATCGCCACCAAGGCCTATGAGGACAAAGGCAACGTGCGCGAGGTGGTGGATTTCGCCGAAAGCTCCATTTTCGCCGTGGCTGAGGAAAAAGGCGGCACGTCCATGAGTCAGTTGGGCGGCCTGATCAACTCGGCCCTGGAATCCATCGCCAAAAGAGCGGAAAACCGGGCCCTGATCACCGGCGTGGACACCGGCTTCTCCCGCTTGAACACCTTTACGGCCGGATTTCAGCCTTCGGACCTTATTATTCTGGCGGCGCGCCCCGGCATGGGCAAAACGGCCTTCGCCCTGAACATCGCCCGCAACGCGGCGGTGATCGGCGGAGCTCCGACCCTGGTGTTCTCCTTGGAAATGTCGTCCGACCAGCTTTGCCGGCGTCTTTTATGCGCCGAAGCCCGCGTCAACTCCGCCAACCTGCGTTCCGGATTTTTCGCCCAGGACGATCATTCCAAGCTGGTTTCCGCGGCCCATCAATTGTACGAAGCCCCGATTTTTATTGACGACTCCCCGGTGCTCACCGCCATGGACGTTCGGGCCAAGGCGAGGCGTTTGAAAAAGGACAAAGGCCTTGGATTCGTGGTTATCGATTACGTGCAGCTCATGAAAGGCCCGCCCGAGGCGGAACGCCGCGACCTGGAAATTTCCGAAATTTCCCGATCCCTCAAGGCCTTGGCCAAAGAGTTGGAAATCCCGGTTCTGGCCCTGTCCCAGCTTAACCGCAAGGTGGAGGAGCGGAGCGACAAACGCCCCCAGATCGCCGACCTTCGCGAGTCCGGCGCCCTGGAGCAGGACGCGGACATGATTATGTTCATCTACCGGGAGGCGGCGTACAGCCAGGAGGAGGGCGGCTCCAACAGCGGCGAGGCGGAAATCAAAATCGCCAAGCAGCGCAGCGGGCCCACGGGCAAGTTCACCCTGTATTTCAACGCCGACTACACCCGGTTCGATAACCTCAGCGCCGATGCAGGCGCCCCGGCCCAGAACGGCCAATAA